A genome region from Sphingobacteriaceae bacterium GW460-11-11-14-LB5 includes the following:
- a CDS encoding NADH-quinone oxidoreductase subunit B (The point of entry for the majority of electrons that traverse the respiratory chain eventually resulting in the reduction of oxygen) has product MSEINIVDAPPGIEGSGFFATSLDKVIGLARSNSLWPLPFATSCCGIEFMATMGSHYDLGRFGAERLSFSPRQADVLMVMGTIAKKMAPVLKQVYIQMAEPRWVMAVGACASSGGIFDTYSVLQGIDEVIPVDVYVPGCPPRPEAILDGFQRIQDLVKSESGRRRNSDYYKELLGQYGIK; this is encoded by the coding sequence ATGAGTGAAATTAATATAGTTGATGCGCCTCCAGGAATAGAAGGATCTGGCTTTTTTGCCACTTCTCTTGATAAAGTGATTGGTTTGGCCCGCTCAAATTCATTATGGCCTTTACCTTTCGCAACCTCTTGTTGTGGAATCGAGTTTATGGCAACCATGGGTTCTCACTACGATTTAGGTCGTTTCGGTGCCGAACGCTTAAGCTTTTCTCCACGTCAGGCAGATGTTTTAATGGTTATGGGTACCATCGCTAAAAAGATGGCCCCGGTATTAAAACAGGTTTATATCCAAATGGCAGAGCCACGTTGGGTGATGGCAGTTGGTGCTTGCGCAAGCAGTGGTGGTATTTTCGATACTTATTCCGTATTACAGGGTATTGATGAGGTTATCCCAGTGGATGTTTACGTTCCGGGTTGCCCGCCAAGACCTGAAGCTATTTTAGATGGTTTTCAGCGTATTCAGGATTTAGTGAAAAGCGAATCGGGTAGAAGAAGAAATTCTGATTATTACAAAGAACTTTTAGGTCAATACGGCATTAAATAA
- a CDS encoding biopolymer transporter ExbD yields the protein MAELNTGGKKATPRVDMTPMVDLMFLLVTFFILTTSISTPQAMDIAKPDKNEKLPENRLELKASKTMTILLGKKDKVAWYMGVAGETAPNIESVSQVGESIVKNRKTADASGVPGDFVVLVKPTSGSTFQNFVDIMDELEILKVKVRQIDDDNILDNEKQAMKEQGIL from the coding sequence ATGGCAGAATTAAATACAGGCGGGAAGAAAGCCACACCAAGGGTTGATATGACTCCAATGGTGGATCTAATGTTTCTTTTGGTAACCTTCTTTATCTTAACAACATCAATATCTACACCACAGGCGATGGATATTGCAAAACCAGATAAAAACGAAAAGTTACCTGAAAACAGATTAGAACTGAAAGCAAGTAAAACCATGACCATCTTATTGGGTAAAAAAGATAAGGTAGCTTGGTACATGGGCGTAGCAGGTGAAACTGCACCAAATATCGAATCTGTATCACAAGTTGGAGAATCTATTGTTAAAAATAGAAAAACAGCTGATGCTTCAGGTGTTCCGGGAGACTTTGTTGTGTTGGTAAAGCCAACCTCAGGATCTACTTTCCAGAACTTCGTTGATATTATGGACGAATTGGAAATTCTTAAAGTTAAGGTTCGTCAGATTGATGATGATAATATCCTTGATAACGAGAAGCAGGCCATGAAGGAACAAGGAATTTTATAA
- a CDS encoding biopolymer transporter ExbD, with protein sequence MPRIKVKRTSTVTDMTAMCDVASLLLTFFILTATARQPEPLAVSTPSSTYEFKVPVENNAILTIGQGKVFFEVAGNRVRARTLELMGEQYSVKFTPEEIQRFSVISTFGVPFANLKGFIAMNGSDRMKPGVQRGIPTDSTDNQLNAWVLNARKATKEINNVDMRVSIKGDAKEEYPVVKKIIDVLQKQSVNKFLLVTNSEAKKK encoded by the coding sequence ATGCCTAGAATTAAAGTTAAAAGAACAAGTACAGTAACAGATATGACTGCCATGTGTGATGTGGCATCATTGTTACTTACTTTCTTCATCTTAACTGCTACAGCAAGGCAACCAGAACCTCTAGCCGTTTCTACACCCTCATCTACGTATGAGTTTAAAGTACCGGTAGAAAACAATGCGATTTTAACAATCGGACAAGGTAAGGTATTCTTCGAGGTAGCAGGAAATAGAGTAAGAGCAAGAACATTAGAACTAATGGGCGAGCAGTACAGCGTGAAGTTTACACCTGAAGAAATTCAACGTTTCTCAGTAATCTCAACTTTCGGTGTGCCTTTTGCAAACTTAAAAGGTTTTATAGCCATGAACGGATCTGACCGTATGAAACCAGGAGTACAAAGAGGTATTCCTACCGATTCTACAGACAATCAGTTAAATGCATGGGTGTTAAATGCTCGTAAAGCAACTAAAGAGATCAACAACGTAGACATGCGCGTTAGTATCAAAGGTGATGCTAAAGAAGAATATCCAGTTGTGAAAAAGATTATTGATGTGCTTCAGAAGCAAAGTGTAAACAAATTTTTATTGGTTACTAACTCTGAAGCTAAAAAGAAATAA
- a CDS encoding NADH dehydrogenase subunit D encodes MNHNHPVFTDNDPQSELVTLNLGPTHPATHGVFQNVLQLDGERIVSGVSTIGYIHRAFEKIAEHRPFYQITPLTDRLNYCSSPINNMGWHMTVEKLLNIQMPKRVDYLRVIIMELSRIADHIICNTIIGQDTGATTTFLYLFQFREHIYEIFEEVCGARLTTNIGRIGGFERDFNDIAFAKIDKFLKEFPKALKEFENLLTRNRIFIDRTAGVAEVTKETALEYSWTGPLLRATGVDYDVRVSDPYSSYQDFDFEVPVGTSGDIYDRYLVRNEEMWQSVRIIEQALVKLKTEPKGIFHADVPEFYLPPKQEVYNNMEALIYHFKIVMGEIDAPKAEVYHAVEGGNGELGFYLINDGGRTPYRLHFRRPSFINYQMFAPMSEGMLLSDAIINMSSMNIIAGELDA; translated from the coding sequence ATGAATCATAACCATCCGGTATTTACAGATAACGACCCGCAAAGTGAGCTGGTAACCCTAAATTTAGGCCCAACACACCCTGCAACACACGGCGTTTTTCAAAACGTTTTGCAATTAGATGGCGAACGTATTGTAAGCGGCGTTTCTACCATTGGGTACATTCACCGTGCATTCGAAAAGATTGCCGAACATCGCCCGTTCTATCAAATTACACCACTTACCGACCGTTTAAACTATTGCTCATCGCCTATTAACAATATGGGCTGGCATATGACGGTTGAGAAGTTGTTAAATATTCAGATGCCGAAACGTGTAGATTATCTTCGGGTAATCATCATGGAGCTTTCGCGTATTGCCGATCACATTATCTGTAACACGATTATTGGTCAGGATACCGGAGCAACCACCACTTTCTTATATCTTTTTCAGTTTCGTGAGCATATTTACGAAATTTTCGAAGAAGTTTGTGGTGCACGTTTAACCACAAACATTGGCCGTATTGGTGGTTTCGAAAGAGATTTCAATGATATTGCCTTTGCCAAAATCGATAAGTTTTTAAAAGAATTCCCTAAAGCGTTAAAAGAGTTTGAAAATCTGTTAACACGTAACCGTATTTTTATTGATAGAACGGCTGGTGTTGCAGAAGTAACAAAGGAAACCGCTTTAGAATACAGCTGGACCGGCCCGTTATTGCGTGCTACCGGTGTAGATTATGATGTTCGTGTAAGCGATCCATATTCTTCTTATCAGGATTTCGACTTTGAAGTACCCGTGGGTACAAGCGGCGATATTTACGACAGATATTTAGTGCGTAACGAAGAGATGTGGCAAAGTGTCCGCATTATCGAACAAGCACTGGTGAAGTTAAAAACAGAACCAAAAGGTATTTTCCATGCCGATGTTCCTGAATTTTATCTTCCTCCAAAACAAGAAGTTTACAACAATATGGAAGCATTGATCTATCACTTCAAAATTGTGATGGGTGAGATTGATGCACCAAAAGCAGAAGTTTATCACGCTGTAGAAGGCGGAAATGGTGAGTTAGGGTTCTATCTGATTAATGATGGAGGCCGTACGCCTTACCGCTTACACTTCCGCAGACCAAGTTTTATAAACTACCAGATGTTTGCACCAATGAGCGAGGGCATGTTATTGTCTGATGCCATTATCAACATGAGTAGTATGAATATTATTGCAGGAGAATTAGATGCTTAA
- a CDS encoding NADH-quinone oxidoreductase subunit C: MEETTLNNNILAKLSDKFGEKVTGVSEPYGLLTFATTKDVIINVLSFLKNDLSFNFLTDITAVHYPGKDHGIAVVYHLHNMVEKVRIRIKVFISEQNPTIPTATAVWKGANWMERETYDLFGVKFEGHPDLRRILNMDDLGVHPMLKQYPLEDPNRVDKKDEFFGR; this comes from the coding sequence ATGGAAGAAACGACACTAAATAATAATATTCTGGCAAAGCTTAGCGATAAGTTTGGCGAAAAGGTAACCGGAGTTTCTGAACCTTATGGTTTATTGACTTTTGCAACCACTAAAGATGTTATCATCAATGTATTATCGTTCCTTAAAAACGATTTAAGTTTTAATTTCTTAACCGATATTACCGCGGTTCATTATCCTGGTAAAGATCATGGTATTGCAGTGGTTTACCATTTGCACAACATGGTGGAGAAAGTTAGGATTAGGATTAAGGTTTTCATCTCAGAACAAAATCCAACTATCCCTACGGCAACAGCCGTTTGGAAAGGTGCCAACTGGATGGAACGCGAAACTTATGATCTTTTCGGGGTTAAATTTGAAGGTCACCCGGATTTACGCCGTATTTTAAATATGGACGATTTAGGTGTTCACCCAATGTTGAAACAATATCCATTGGAAGATCCGAACAGAGTAGATAAAAAAGACGAATTTTTTGGAAGGTAA
- a CDS encoding energy transducer TonB, whose protein sequence is MSKLDIFRKEWLEVVFADKNKSYGAYQLRKTNGANTTRALIIGSAIFLVLFFSPKIYSLIKGSMDHEDEQLKAQEVILAPPPPVDPKTPPPPPVEPPPPKVDQVKMPPPIVKPDIEVRDEPPTVEKLKEADPGQRDIKGDPTADIVIAEPVGEGPKREAAVAVDDNKVYDFVSIEKQPEFPGGISKFYGYLSKAIKYPPMAQENNVQGKVFLSFVVEKDGKLTDITVTRGLGSGTDEEAIRVLKASPRWNPGIQNGKPVRVKYNINVNFTLN, encoded by the coding sequence ATGTCGAAGTTAGATATATTCAGAAAAGAATGGCTTGAAGTGGTTTTTGCGGATAAAAACAAAAGCTACGGTGCGTACCAATTGCGTAAAACCAATGGTGCAAACACCACAAGAGCATTAATTATTGGCTCTGCAATATTTCTAGTGTTATTTTTCTCACCTAAAATCTATAGCCTGATTAAAGGCTCAATGGACCATGAAGATGAGCAGTTAAAAGCACAGGAAGTAATTTTAGCGCCACCACCACCAGTAGATCCTAAAACACCACCACCACCACCGGTAGAGCCACCGCCACCGAAAGTTGACCAGGTGAAAATGCCACCTCCAATTGTAAAACCTGATATTGAGGTTCGTGATGAACCACCTACAGTTGAAAAGTTGAAGGAAGCTGATCCAGGTCAGAGAGATATCAAAGGTGATCCAACAGCTGATATTGTTATCGCTGAACCAGTAGGTGAAGGACCAAAAAGAGAAGCTGCCGTTGCGGTTGATGATAATAAAGTTTACGACTTTGTTAGTATCGAAAAACAACCAGAATTCCCTGGAGGTATCTCTAAGTTTTATGGATACTTAAGTAAAGCAATTAAGTACCCACCAATGGCACAAGAAAACAACGTTCAAGGTAAAGTGTTTTTATCTTTCGTTGTGGAAAAAGATGGTAAATTAACTGATATCACAGTTACCCGTGGTTTGGGTAGCGGAACTGATGAAGAAGCCATCCGTGTATTAAAAGCGAGTCCACGTTGGAACCCAGGTATCCAAAATGGTAAGCCTGTAAGGGTAAAATACAACATCAACGTTAACTTTACATTGAACTAA
- a CDS encoding NAD(P)H-dependent oxidoreductase subunit E, whose translation MLKVEEQTPVVFSSELLAKFDEVKSRYPEGKHKSALLPLLHLVQAEYLWVSTPAMDKVAEYLNIQPIEVYEVATFYTMYFLKPQGKYALEVCRTGPCCLVGAEKILSHLENKLGVKEGEVTADGLFSFRGVECLAACGFGPVLQISPEYTFYENLTEASVDKLIEDLKNKS comes from the coding sequence ATGCTTAAAGTAGAAGAACAAACACCTGTAGTGTTTTCATCAGAATTGCTGGCCAAATTTGATGAGGTAAAAAGCCGTTATCCTGAAGGTAAGCACAAATCAGCTTTGTTGCCATTATTACACTTGGTACAGGCCGAATACCTTTGGGTGAGTACACCAGCCATGGATAAAGTAGCCGAATATTTAAATATTCAGCCAATTGAAGTTTATGAGGTGGCAACATTTTATACCATGTACTTTTTAAAACCACAAGGTAAATATGCCTTAGAGGTTTGTCGTACTGGTCCTTGTTGTCTGGTTGGTGCCGAAAAAATATTAAGCCACTTGGAAAACAAGTTAGGTGTTAAAGAAGGTGAAGTTACTGCTGATGGTTTATTCAGCTTTAGAGGCGTTGAATGTTTAGCCGCCTGTGGTTTTGGTCCGGTATTGCAAATAAGTCCGGAATATACTTTCTACGAAAACCTTACCGAAGCCAGTGTAGATAAATTGATTGAAGATTTGAAAAATAAGTCCTAA
- a CDS encoding NADH-quinone oxidoreductase subunit A produces the protein MQAQSSAIDFLPIIFQVIVALGFVVTTLVATHFLGPKRKTSDKLETFEAGIKSVGNARQPFSIKYFVVAILFVLFDVEVIFMYPWAVNFRTLRMDGMIEMFIFMGTLLLGFIYVIKKKVLDWN, from the coding sequence ATGCAAGCGCAAAGTTCGGCTATAGATTTTTTACCAATTATATTTCAAGTAATTGTTGCTTTAGGTTTTGTGGTAACCACGCTGGTTGCTACCCACTTTTTAGGTCCAAAACGTAAAACGAGCGATAAATTAGAAACTTTTGAGGCTGGTATTAAATCAGTGGGTAATGCACGTCAGCCTTTCTCTATTAAATATTTCGTAGTAGCCATCTTATTTGTACTGTTCGATGTAGAGGTTATCTTTATGTATCCATGGGCGGTTAATTTCCGTACCTTACGGATGGATGGAATGATCGAAATGTTCATTTTCATGGGGACATTATTGCTAGGTTTCATCTACGTGATCAAGAAAAAAGTTTTAGACTGGAACTAA
- a CDS encoding NADH-quinone oxidoreductase subunit F (part of NADH-ubiquinone oxidoreductase complex I; shuttles electrons from NADH, via FMN and iron-sulfur (Fe-S) centers, to quinones in the respiratory chain; NuoF is part of the soluble NADH dehydrogenase fragment, which represents the electron input part of NADH dehydrogenase), whose product MSRKLLLEHINVPGINTLEVYRQKGGYRAVEKALKTLTPEEIVEEVKKSGLRGRGGAGFPTGMKWSFLAKPEGVARYLVCNADESEPGTFKDRYLMTYIPHALIEGMIVSSFALGAKVSYIYVRGEMMPQIRILEKAIAEAKAAGWLGKNILGTGYDLELYVQPGGGAYICGEETALLESLEGKRGNPRIKPPFPAIAGLYGCPTVVNNVESIAAVVPIINDGGDEYAKIGIGRSTGTKLISASGNLVKPGVYEIELGLPVEEFIYSDEYCGGIANGKQLKATVAGGSSVPILPANLTLKYANGEPRLMSYESLSEGGFATGTMMGSGGFIAFDEDQCIVRNTWNFSRFYHHESCGQCSPCREGTGWMEKVLHKIEHGHGSMEDVDLLWDIQRKIEGNTICPLGDAAAWPVASAIRHFRDEFEWHIKEPVKSQSQNYGIANYATPIEKAPVTEEK is encoded by the coding sequence ATGTCTCGAAAACTGTTACTTGAGCATATAAACGTACCAGGCATCAATACACTTGAGGTCTATCGCCAAAAAGGCGGGTACCGTGCTGTGGAAAAAGCCCTTAAAACTTTAACACCTGAAGAGATTGTTGAAGAAGTTAAGAAATCGGGCTTACGCGGTCGCGGAGGTGCGGGTTTCCCAACCGGGATGAAATGGAGCTTTTTAGCTAAACCAGAAGGTGTTGCACGTTATTTGGTGTGTAATGCTGATGAATCTGAGCCTGGAACTTTTAAAGACCGTTATTTAATGACCTACATTCCCCATGCTTTAATTGAGGGAATGATTGTATCAAGTTTCGCATTAGGTGCCAAGGTTTCATACATCTATGTACGTGGCGAGATGATGCCTCAGATCCGCATTTTAGAAAAAGCAATTGCTGAAGCTAAAGCAGCCGGATGGTTGGGTAAAAACATTTTAGGAACAGGTTACGATTTAGAATTATATGTTCAGCCAGGTGGTGGTGCTTACATTTGCGGCGAAGAAACTGCTTTGTTAGAATCGCTCGAGGGCAAAAGAGGGAACCCACGTATTAAACCACCATTTCCGGCAATTGCAGGTTTATATGGTTGCCCTACAGTGGTGAACAATGTTGAATCGATTGCTGCAGTGGTACCAATTATCAACGATGGTGGTGATGAATATGCAAAAATTGGTATCGGTAGAAGTACAGGTACAAAATTAATATCGGCATCTGGTAATTTGGTAAAACCAGGTGTTTATGAAATCGAATTGGGTTTACCAGTAGAAGAGTTCATCTATTCTGATGAGTATTGTGGCGGTATCGCCAATGGTAAACAATTAAAGGCAACGGTTGCGGGTGGATCATCTGTGCCTATTTTGCCTGCTAATTTAACCTTGAAATATGCTAACGGAGAGCCTCGTTTAATGAGTTACGAATCGTTATCAGAAGGTGGATTTGCTACAGGAACAATGATGGGTTCGGGCGGTTTTATTGCCTTTGATGAAGATCAGTGTATCGTTAGAAATACCTGGAATTTTTCACGTTTTTATCACCACGAAAGCTGTGGACAATGTTCACCTTGCCGTGAAGGTACAGGATGGATGGAAAAAGTGCTGCATAAAATCGAACATGGTCATGGCAGCATGGAAGATGTTGATTTATTGTGGGATATTCAACGTAAAATTGAAGGGAATACGATCTGTCCGCTGGGTGATGCAGCAGCCTGGCCGGTAGCCAGTGCCATCCGTCACTTCAGGGATGAATTTGAATGGCATATTAAAGAACCTGTTAAGAGCCAGAGCCAAAATTACGGTATCGCAAATTATGCAACACCGATTGAAAAAGCTCCGGTAACAGAAGAGAAATAA
- a CDS encoding phosphoenolpyruvate carboxykinase (ATP) — MSKKKLQTPDLSYLNLGGNIAVKYQLSPAELIDDALLNKEGTLAASGALAVDTGKFTGRSPKDRFIVCDEVTEDQVWWGDVNIKISPEKFDQLFYKLTNYLEDKQIYVRDSSACANPDYSISIRVITETAYQNLFAHHLFIRPDEDHLGITPPEWTIIAAPGFLADPAIDGTRQENFSIINFTRKMILIGGTGYTGEIKKGIFSVLNFILPVYKNTLSMHCSANVGKNGDTAIFFGLSGTGKTTLSADPERGLIGDDEHGWGKDSVFNFEGGCYAKCVDLTEEKEPQIFKAIKFGSLLENINFFPGTQEVDYSNISKTENTRVAYPIDYIDNAILPSIAAVPKNIFFLTADAFGVLPPISKLNVEQAMFHFMSGYTAKVAGTETGVTEPQLTFSACFGKAFLPLHPSKYAALLGEKMEKHQVNVWLVNTGWSGGAYGVGKRMKLSYTRAMITAALNGDLDHNKYKQHHVFKLMMPLNCPGVPNEILDPSKTWSNQEEYFLKAYELSDAFVENFKQFELTKVPKSRHEALKLC, encoded by the coding sequence ATGAGCAAAAAGAAACTGCAAACGCCAGATTTAAGCTATTTAAATCTAGGTGGAAACATTGCTGTAAAGTACCAATTATCTCCAGCGGAATTAATTGATGATGCCTTATTAAATAAAGAAGGTACGCTGGCCGCTTCAGGAGCGCTGGCGGTTGATACCGGAAAGTTTACCGGACGTTCTCCTAAAGACCGTTTTATTGTATGCGACGAAGTAACTGAAGATCAGGTTTGGTGGGGCGATGTCAACATTAAAATTTCCCCGGAGAAATTCGATCAGCTGTTTTATAAGCTAACCAATTACCTTGAAGATAAGCAAATTTATGTCCGCGATTCTTCGGCTTGTGCCAATCCGGATTATTCAATATCGATCAGGGTAATTACAGAAACGGCTTATCAGAATCTTTTTGCTCATCATTTGTTTATTCGCCCGGATGAAGATCATTTGGGTATAACACCACCAGAGTGGACCATTATTGCTGCACCAGGTTTCCTGGCCGATCCGGCTATTGATGGAACCAGGCAGGAAAACTTCTCCATCATCAATTTTACCAGGAAAATGATTTTGATTGGAGGAACAGGTTATACTGGCGAAATTAAAAAGGGAATTTTCTCTGTTTTAAACTTTATCCTGCCAGTATATAAGAATACCCTTTCCATGCACTGCTCGGCCAATGTGGGTAAAAATGGCGATACCGCTATATTCTTCGGTTTGTCAGGAACAGGAAAAACGACCTTATCAGCCGATCCCGAAAGAGGATTAATAGGCGATGATGAACATGGCTGGGGCAAAGATTCGGTATTTAACTTTGAAGGCGGTTGTTATGCAAAATGTGTAGATTTAACCGAAGAGAAAGAACCTCAGATCTTTAAGGCGATCAAATTTGGCTCCTTGCTAGAAAACATTAATTTTTTTCCAGGTACCCAGGAGGTTGATTATAGTAATATCAGTAAAACGGAAAATACCCGTGTGGCCTATCCTATAGATTATATTGACAATGCCATTTTACCATCAATAGCGGCTGTTCCGAAAAATATCTTTTTCTTAACTGCAGATGCGTTTGGGGTATTGCCACCCATTTCAAAATTAAATGTAGAACAGGCCATGTTTCATTTTATGAGCGGTTATACCGCCAAAGTTGCAGGAACAGAAACAGGGGTAACAGAGCCTCAGTTAACGTTTTCGGCTTGCTTCGGTAAGGCATTTTTACCACTGCATCCATCTAAATATGCCGCATTATTAGGCGAGAAGATGGAAAAACACCAGGTAAATGTATGGTTGGTAAATACAGGTTGGAGTGGCGGGGCCTACGGTGTAGGTAAAAGGATGAAATTAAGTTATACCCGGGCAATGATTACAGCTGCGTTAAACGGAGATTTAGATCATAATAAATATAAGCAGCACCATGTATTTAAATTGATGATGCCATTAAATTGCCCGGGAGTACCAAACGAAATTTTAGACCCCTCTAAAACATGGAGCAATCAGGAGGAATACTTTTTAAAAGCCTACGAACTGTCTGATGCCTTCGTCGAGAATTTCAAGCAATTTGAACTGACAAAAGTACCAAAAAGCAGACACGAAGCGTTAAAATTATGTTAA
- a CDS encoding flagellar motor protein MotA: MANAPKPTTVKKESSSSASNVFATFVIPICIIIGFCVWRFVFGEGSNFIDGDREKLPLPGNYLGTAYKGGPIVAILVGLLLVVIVFSIERFIVIGKASGKSSLDTFIRKVQGLLSAGNIEAAKAECDKQQGSVANVIKSGLKKYSEVEADTNMDVEQSIVAIQKEVEEATALEMPMLEQNLTVIATLVSIGTLVGLLGTVTGMIRAFAGLANSGAPDQSALAVGISEALINTATGILVSTVAIIMYNVLTSKIDKLTYAIDEAGFSIVQTYASSHK; the protein is encoded by the coding sequence ATGGCAAACGCACCAAAACCAACAACTGTTAAAAAAGAGAGCTCTTCTAGTGCTTCAAATGTATTTGCAACATTCGTTATTCCAATTTGTATTATCATTGGATTCTGTGTTTGGAGATTCGTATTCGGAGAAGGAAGTAACTTTATCGATGGTGACAGAGAAAAATTACCATTACCTGGTAACTATCTTGGAACAGCTTACAAAGGAGGTCCTATCGTAGCGATCTTAGTTGGATTACTATTAGTAGTAATTGTATTCTCTATCGAACGTTTCATCGTTATTGGTAAAGCAAGTGGAAAATCTAGCTTAGATACTTTCATTCGCAAAGTACAAGGTTTATTAAGCGCAGGTAACATCGAGGCTGCAAAAGCTGAGTGTGATAAACAACAAGGTTCAGTTGCTAACGTAATTAAATCTGGTTTGAAAAAATACAGCGAAGTTGAAGCAGATACTAATATGGATGTAGAGCAATCTATCGTTGCTATCCAAAAAGAAGTAGAAGAAGCTACAGCTTTAGAAATGCCAATGTTAGAGCAAAACTTAACTGTAATTGCAACTTTGGTATCAATCGGTACATTGGTAGGTTTATTGGGTACAGTAACAGGTATGATCCGTGCATTCGCCGGTTTAGCAAACTCTGGAGCACCAGATCAGTCAGCATTAGCGGTAGGTATCTCTGAGGCATTGATCAACACTGCAACAGGTATCTTGGTTTCTACTGTGGCAATTATCATGTATAACGTATTAACTTCTAAAATCGACAAGTTAACTTACGCTATCGATGAGGCTGGTTTCAGCATCGTTCAAACATACGCTAGTTCGCATAAATAA
- a CDS encoding phosphate ABC transporter substrate-binding protein, with protein sequence MRNFLFIFLILALVGCKRKNKSEAVKETRTSGTLKMLVDESVGPIVQNQIDIFSLDYPQAKFETTVKPEEKLLPAFLNDSVRVIVLPRLLTKAEEKYYNQRSIKINTSRFAVDGIALITNQGNIDSTINVKDVIDILQGKKSDKKLVFDNAYSSTFQYFKELAHISQFPASGVYSKNSSKEVIKLIAEDKNFIGILGVNWITGKDTEMSEYLSQIKVLGVKNVKGKVGDDQYYKPTQDNLINGVYPFLRNINIIDCEGRDGLGTGFATWLRSQRGQLIVLKSGLGPHKLMPRQINLTKGN encoded by the coding sequence ATGAGAAATTTCCTTTTTATATTCTTAATCCTGGCCCTTGTAGGCTGCAAACGTAAAAACAAAAGCGAAGCAGTTAAGGAAACCCGTACCAGCGGTACACTTAAAATGCTGGTTGATGAAAGCGTTGGCCCTATTGTGCAAAATCAGATTGATATTTTTAGTCTGGACTATCCACAAGCAAAATTCGAAACCACAGTAAAGCCAGAGGAAAAACTTTTACCTGCATTTTTAAACGATAGCGTAAGGGTAATTGTGTTGCCAAGGTTATTAACCAAGGCCGAAGAAAAATATTATAACCAGCGAAGTATAAAAATAAACACCTCACGATTTGCTGTAGATGGTATTGCTTTAATTACAAATCAGGGCAATATCGACAGTACAATTAACGTTAAAGATGTGATTGATATATTACAGGGGAAGAAATCAGATAAAAAATTGGTCTTTGATAACGCTTATTCAAGTACCTTTCAATATTTTAAAGAGTTGGCCCATATCAGCCAATTTCCAGCCTCAGGTGTTTACTCCAAAAATTCTAGCAAAGAAGTAATTAAACTTATTGCAGAAGATAAAAATTTTATTGGTATTTTGGGCGTGAATTGGATCACGGGCAAAGATACGGAGATGAGTGAATACCTTTCTCAGATAAAAGTGTTGGGGGTAAAGAATGTAAAAGGCAAGGTAGGAGACGATCAGTACTATAAACCAACTCAAGATAACTTAATCAATGGTGTTTATCCTTTCCTAAGAAATATAAATATTATAGATTGCGAAGGAAGAGATGGTTTAGGCACAGGATTTGCAACATGGTTAAGAAGTCAGAGGGGACAATTGATTGTACTTAAATCTGGACTTGGCCCGCATAAATTAATGCCAAGACAAATTAACCTGACAAAAGGAAATTAA